The Pseudarthrobacter sulfonivorans genome includes a window with the following:
- a CDS encoding CYTH and CHAD domain-containing protein, whose product MASQAVEVEMKYDVGQDAEVPSLAEIPGVTRVGEPHVDTLEAVYFDTQTHALASRDITLRRRTGGVDAGWHLKLTAEGPGSDEESGDAAGGSGSEPRRRRELHAPLGQPGVVPDSLLAHVLAYLRGEDAAPVVRLKTQRTTYALYGGDGVHLADLADDRVSAELLGAAGGAGGAGDAAVGDTAAPEGEARTREWREWELELVHGSPELFPAAEEILAAAGALPAKHGSKLAKVLALAARESGAAAGPKSPGKKGPVSDLLTAYLAEQISEILAHDPGVRLEEPEAVHDLRSATRRARSALQAYRRFYNALAVRHLGTELKWLGRVLGVPRDAEVMLDRLRGHMAELPPILASAVKDRLEDDLGASRDAAHRKLQMAMVSARYFQLLDGLEGFLDNPPVRPGAAAPARKAAVKLVAKAAKRLERAARTAKRTRRGAEHETALHQVRKDAKRLRHVAESVEPVHGKHATKIAKAARRQQQILGDFHDSVVARDLLAKLAAAPDLPEAVASAYVTLHTRQVQLAADAEAEYRKERKKSRKVFRGTVI is encoded by the coding sequence ATGGCTTCGCAGGCAGTTGAGGTCGAAATGAAGTACGACGTCGGCCAGGACGCCGAGGTGCCTTCGCTCGCGGAGATCCCCGGGGTCACCCGGGTGGGGGAGCCCCACGTGGACACCCTGGAAGCGGTGTACTTCGACACGCAAACCCACGCGCTCGCCTCCCGTGACATCACGCTTCGCCGCCGCACCGGCGGAGTCGACGCCGGCTGGCACCTGAAGCTGACCGCGGAGGGCCCCGGATCCGACGAGGAGTCTGGCGACGCAGCCGGCGGCTCCGGCTCGGAACCCCGGCGGCGCCGCGAGCTGCACGCCCCGCTGGGCCAGCCCGGCGTCGTTCCTGACAGCCTGTTGGCGCACGTGCTGGCCTACCTCCGCGGCGAGGATGCAGCCCCGGTGGTCCGGCTGAAAACCCAGCGGACCACCTATGCGTTATATGGCGGGGACGGTGTCCATCTGGCGGACCTGGCGGATGACCGCGTGAGCGCAGAGCTGCTCGGCGCTGCGGGCGGCGCGGGCGGCGCGGGTGACGCCGCGGTGGGGGACACGGCAGCGCCCGAGGGAGAGGCCCGGACGCGGGAGTGGCGTGAATGGGAGCTCGAGCTGGTGCACGGGAGTCCTGAACTGTTCCCGGCCGCTGAGGAAATCCTGGCGGCCGCCGGGGCGCTCCCGGCCAAGCACGGCTCCAAGCTGGCAAAAGTCCTGGCACTGGCTGCCAGGGAGTCAGGTGCCGCTGCCGGCCCAAAAAGTCCTGGCAAAAAGGGGCCTGTGTCGGACCTTCTGACCGCCTACCTGGCTGAGCAGATCAGCGAGATCCTGGCGCACGATCCCGGCGTCCGCCTGGAGGAACCCGAGGCTGTGCACGACCTGCGGTCGGCCACCCGCCGGGCCCGTTCGGCGCTGCAAGCCTACCGGCGGTTCTACAATGCCCTTGCTGTGCGGCACCTCGGTACCGAGCTCAAATGGCTTGGCCGCGTGCTGGGCGTGCCGCGGGACGCTGAAGTCATGCTGGACCGCCTGCGCGGGCATATGGCGGAGCTGCCCCCGATACTGGCTTCGGCGGTGAAGGACCGGCTGGAGGATGACCTGGGAGCGAGCCGGGACGCAGCCCACCGGAAACTCCAGATGGCGATGGTTTCCGCGCGCTATTTCCAACTCCTGGACGGCCTCGAGGGCTTCCTTGACAACCCGCCGGTCCGCCCGGGCGCCGCAGCCCCGGCCCGCAAGGCGGCGGTCAAGCTGGTGGCCAAGGCAGCCAAGAGGCTGGAGCGCGCAGCCAGGACAGCCAAGCGAACACGCAGGGGAGCCGAGCACGAGACGGCGCTGCACCAGGTGCGCAAGGACGCCAAGCGGCTGCGGCACGTGGCGGAATCCGTGGAGCCGGTCCACGGCAAGCACGCCACGAAAATCGCCAAGGCCGCGCGCCGCCAGCAGCAGATCCTCGGCGATTTCCACGACAGCGTGGTGGCCCGGGACCTGCTGGCCAAGCTGGCGGCGGCGCCGGACCTGCCCGAGGCCGTCGCGTCGGCCTACGTCACGCTCCATACCCGGCAGGTGCAGCTCGCGGCCGACGCCGAAGCTGAGTACCGGAAGGAACGCAAGAAGTCCCGCAAGGTCTTCAGGGGGACGGTCATTTAG
- a CDS encoding PucR family transcriptional regulator, whose protein sequence is MAISLATLLGVHSLHLSNAGLAETTWHEDINWVAVTELEDPQRFLSGGELVLTTGMRLRSAPEQRRFVRQVQRAGAVGIGFGTGLTHDAVPPALIAEANRWGLPIVQVPYETPFIAIGKLVAEAQAADHVAKLERLIAGHQILARALLTGGGLTQLLKHLGGMLRTEIALTQFTAHLYNSGAELPSADTWASYPIPTGRRDACTLWVRQPFEDSGIIGYAQNLISVELNNMVKQRQAQRALCGQVLEDVIHGALETSEAQRRLAGVGLNSTRKNVVLLAVSAAHHKALVSTSVPQPLEKAVAAVVGKDLVVVINDDGGAAPALARRLSDHLAEAGIHATIGIGGAYTKPNGLRWSYFEARDAASHGLPVNEPERLSLTSLLLASEDVPLADMAHESLNPLRAFDAAHGAELVTTLESYLNNNGSVAAVAEALTLHRNTVRYRLAQITELTGYDPSVTADRVQLWLALAVSRLGARQAR, encoded by the coding sequence ATGGCCATTTCCCTCGCCACCCTGCTCGGCGTGCACTCCCTCCACCTGTCCAATGCAGGCCTTGCCGAGACCACCTGGCACGAGGACATCAACTGGGTTGCCGTCACGGAACTGGAGGACCCGCAGCGTTTCCTCAGCGGCGGCGAACTGGTGCTCACCACCGGCATGCGCCTGCGGTCCGCGCCCGAGCAGCGGCGCTTCGTCCGGCAGGTCCAGCGCGCCGGAGCCGTGGGCATTGGTTTCGGGACAGGTCTGACGCACGACGCCGTCCCGCCGGCCCTGATTGCCGAGGCCAACCGCTGGGGGCTGCCGATCGTCCAAGTGCCTTACGAGACTCCGTTCATTGCCATCGGCAAGCTGGTGGCGGAAGCGCAGGCCGCTGATCATGTCGCCAAGCTGGAGCGCCTGATCGCGGGCCACCAGATCCTGGCCCGCGCCCTCCTCACCGGCGGTGGCCTCACCCAGCTCCTGAAGCATCTGGGCGGGATGCTGCGGACTGAGATTGCCCTCACCCAGTTCACCGCCCACCTGTACAACAGCGGCGCCGAACTCCCCTCCGCGGACACGTGGGCGTCCTACCCCATCCCCACCGGCCGCCGCGATGCCTGCACGCTGTGGGTCCGCCAGCCGTTCGAGGATTCGGGCATCATCGGCTACGCCCAGAACCTGATCAGCGTGGAGCTGAACAACATGGTCAAGCAGCGCCAGGCCCAGCGCGCCCTGTGCGGCCAAGTGCTGGAGGACGTTATCCACGGGGCCCTGGAGACCAGCGAGGCCCAACGCCGGCTCGCCGGTGTGGGCCTGAACAGCACACGCAAAAACGTGGTGCTGCTGGCGGTGTCCGCCGCCCATCACAAGGCCCTGGTGAGCACCTCGGTGCCGCAGCCGCTGGAGAAGGCGGTGGCCGCCGTCGTCGGGAAGGACCTGGTGGTGGTAATTAACGACGACGGCGGCGCGGCACCTGCGCTGGCCAGGCGCCTCAGCGACCACCTGGCTGAGGCCGGGATCCACGCGACGATCGGGATCGGCGGCGCGTACACCAAGCCGAACGGCCTGCGCTGGAGCTACTTCGAGGCCCGCGATGCGGCCAGCCACGGCCTGCCGGTGAACGAACCGGAACGCCTGAGCCTGACCTCCCTGCTGCTGGCCAGCGAGGACGTTCCCCTGGCCGACATGGCCCACGAGTCGCTGAACCCGCTGCGCGCGTTCGACGCCGCCCACGGCGCGGAACTCGTGACCACCCTGGAAAGCTACCTGAACAACAACGGTTCCGTGGCCGCCGTCGCCGAAGCCCTGACACTGCACCGGAACACCGTGAGGTACCGGCTGGCGCAGATCACCGAGCTGACCGGCTACGATCCTTCGGTCACGGCGGACCGTGTGCAGCTGTGGCTGGCGCTCGCCGTGTCGCGGCTCGGAGCGCGGCAGGCCAGGTAG
- a CDS encoding gamma-aminobutyraldehyde dehydrogenase, with protein MVQTLQNFINGEFVTPAGTDLLDIVNPTNGEVVAQSPVSIQADVDAAMTAAKDAFKTWKHVTPGQRQLMLLKLADAVEANSDELVEAQHRNTGQVRSLIASEEIAAGADQLRFFAGAARILEGKSAGEYFEGHTSYVRREPIGVVAQVAPWNYPFLMAIWKIGPALAAGNTVVLKPSDTTPESTLVLARLAGDILPAGVLNVVLGTGATGAMMVEHRVPGLVSITGSVRAGIAVASGAAKGLKRAHLELGGKAPAIVFKDADIKKSAAAIAEFAFFNAGQDCTAITRVLVEDSVHDDVVAAMVEHTKTLHTGSQNDEDNYFGPLNNVNHFNAVTSVVEHLPENCKVVTGGHRAGDKGFFFEPTIVTGAKQTDDIVQQETFGPVITVQKFSSEAEALELANDVEYALASSVWTSDHGTAMRMSRDLDFGAVWINTHILLTAEMPHGGFKQSGYGKDLSMYGVEDYTRIKHVMSALDA; from the coding sequence GTGGTCCAAACCTTGCAGAACTTCATCAATGGTGAGTTCGTTACGCCCGCGGGCACCGACCTGCTGGACATCGTTAACCCCACCAACGGCGAGGTAGTGGCGCAGTCTCCCGTGTCCATCCAGGCCGACGTCGACGCTGCCATGACCGCGGCCAAGGACGCCTTCAAGACCTGGAAGCACGTCACCCCCGGGCAGCGCCAGCTGATGCTGCTCAAGCTCGCGGACGCCGTTGAAGCCAACAGCGACGAACTTGTCGAGGCCCAGCACCGCAACACCGGGCAGGTCCGCTCCCTGATTGCCTCCGAGGAAATTGCCGCCGGCGCCGACCAGCTCCGCTTCTTCGCCGGTGCCGCGCGCATCCTGGAAGGAAAGTCAGCAGGCGAGTACTTCGAAGGCCACACTTCCTACGTGCGCCGCGAACCCATCGGTGTCGTGGCCCAGGTTGCACCCTGGAACTACCCGTTCCTGATGGCCATCTGGAAGATCGGCCCTGCTCTCGCGGCCGGCAACACCGTGGTCCTCAAGCCTTCCGACACCACCCCGGAATCCACCCTGGTGCTGGCCCGCCTGGCCGGCGACATCCTGCCCGCCGGCGTGCTGAACGTGGTGCTGGGTACCGGCGCAACCGGCGCCATGATGGTGGAGCACCGGGTCCCCGGCCTGGTCTCCATCACGGGTTCCGTCCGGGCCGGCATCGCCGTGGCCTCCGGAGCTGCGAAGGGCCTCAAGCGCGCCCACCTGGAGCTGGGCGGCAAGGCCCCGGCCATTGTGTTCAAGGACGCCGACATCAAGAAGAGCGCCGCGGCCATCGCCGAGTTCGCCTTCTTCAACGCCGGCCAGGACTGCACCGCCATCACCCGCGTGCTGGTGGAGGACTCGGTCCACGACGACGTCGTGGCAGCCATGGTGGAACACACCAAGACCCTGCACACCGGCTCGCAGAACGACGAAGACAACTACTTCGGCCCGCTGAACAACGTGAACCACTTCAACGCCGTCACCTCCGTGGTGGAGCACCTGCCGGAAAACTGCAAGGTTGTCACGGGCGGGCACCGCGCAGGGGATAAGGGCTTCTTCTTCGAACCCACCATCGTCACGGGCGCCAAGCAGACGGACGACATCGTCCAGCAGGAAACCTTCGGCCCGGTCATCACGGTGCAGAAGTTCTCCTCCGAGGCGGAGGCACTCGAGCTGGCGAACGACGTCGAATACGCCCTCGCCTCCAGCGTCTGGACGTCCGACCACGGCACGGCGATGCGGATGAGCCGCGACCTGGACTTCGGCGCGGTGTGGATCAACACGCACATCCTCCTGACGGCCGAAATGCCGCACGGCGGCTTCAAGCAGTCCGGCTACGGCAAGGACCTCTCCATGTACGGCGTTGAGGACTACACGCGCATCAAGCACGTCATGAGCGCACTCGACGCCTAG
- the gabT gene encoding 4-aminobutyrate--2-oxoglutarate transaminase, with translation MSTTASEITFRLEQKRRVQADFPGPKSIALTERRKAVVAAGVASAVPVYVADADGGIIHDVDGNSFIDLGSGIAVTSVGASDPAVVGAVKEAVEHFTHTCFMVTPYESYVALAEQLNRLTPGDHEKRTVLFNSGAEAVENAVKVARLATGRDAVVAFDHAYHGRTNLTMALTAKAMPYKTNFGPFAPEVYRMPMSYPFREENPSITGAEAAKRAITMIEKQIGGDQVAAIIIEPIQGEGGFIVPAEGFLPALAAWAKTNGVVFIADEVQSGFCRTGEWFAVNHEDVVPDIITMAKGIAGGMPLSAITGRADLLDAVHPGGLGGTYGGNPVACAAALAAIGSMEEYNLAGRARHIESLATGRLQELQAELAGAGKSVIGDIRGRGAMLAVELVQAGSKEPNPELTKAVAAACLKEGVIILTCGTYGNVIRLLPPLVITDDLLNDGLDVLAAAIKANA, from the coding sequence ATGAGCACCACAGCAAGTGAAATCACCTTCCGCCTGGAACAGAAGCGCCGTGTCCAGGCCGACTTCCCGGGCCCCAAGTCCATCGCCCTGACCGAGCGCCGCAAGGCAGTGGTCGCCGCGGGTGTCGCCTCCGCCGTTCCGGTCTACGTTGCGGACGCCGACGGCGGCATCATCCACGACGTCGACGGCAACTCCTTCATTGACCTCGGCTCGGGCATCGCGGTGACCAGCGTCGGCGCGTCCGATCCCGCCGTCGTCGGGGCCGTGAAGGAAGCCGTGGAGCACTTCACCCACACCTGTTTTATGGTCACCCCGTACGAAAGCTACGTGGCCCTCGCCGAGCAGCTCAACCGCCTGACCCCGGGCGACCACGAGAAGCGGACGGTGCTGTTCAACTCCGGCGCCGAGGCTGTGGAGAACGCCGTCAAGGTGGCCCGTCTCGCCACCGGGCGTGACGCCGTCGTCGCCTTTGACCACGCCTACCACGGCCGCACCAACCTGACCATGGCGCTGACCGCGAAGGCCATGCCGTACAAGACCAACTTCGGCCCGTTCGCGCCGGAGGTCTACCGCATGCCCATGAGCTACCCGTTCCGCGAGGAGAACCCTTCGATCACCGGTGCCGAGGCCGCCAAGCGCGCCATCACCATGATCGAGAAGCAGATCGGCGGCGACCAGGTTGCCGCGATCATCATCGAACCCATCCAGGGCGAGGGTGGCTTCATTGTCCCCGCCGAGGGCTTCCTCCCCGCGCTGGCCGCCTGGGCCAAGACGAACGGCGTCGTGTTCATCGCCGACGAAGTCCAGTCCGGCTTCTGCCGCACCGGCGAATGGTTCGCGGTCAACCACGAGGACGTTGTCCCGGACATCATCACCATGGCCAAGGGCATCGCGGGCGGCATGCCGCTGTCCGCGATCACCGGCCGTGCTGACCTGCTCGACGCCGTCCACCCGGGCGGACTGGGCGGCACCTACGGCGGCAACCCGGTGGCGTGCGCCGCTGCGCTTGCCGCGATCGGGTCCATGGAGGAGTACAACCTCGCCGGACGTGCACGCCACATTGAATCGCTCGCCACGGGACGCCTGCAGGAACTGCAGGCCGAACTGGCCGGCGCCGGGAAGTCCGTGATCGGCGACATCCGCGGCCGCGGCGCGATGCTGGCCGTGGAACTGGTCCAGGCCGGCTCCAAGGAACCCAACCCCGAGCTGACCAAGGCCGTGGCCGCTGCCTGCCTCAAGGAGGGTGTCATCATCCTCACCTGCGGCACCTACGGCAACGTCATCCGCCTGCTGCCCCCGCTGGTCATTACCGACGACCTGCTGAACGACGGCCTCGACGTCCTGGCCGCGGCCATCAAGGCCAACGCCTAA
- the rarD gene encoding EamA family transporter RarD — protein MTAPAGPKAVDKETTAGVLFGFGAYGLWGLLPLYFFALMPAGAVEIVANRVVWSLIFCVLLITVTRSWRALAAAFRDRSVFGTLAIAAALIAVNWLTYTYGVTTGQAVEASLGYFINPLVSVLLGVFVLKEKLRPLQWAAVGIGFVAVGVLTVSYGKLPWIALTLAFSFGLYGFVKKRVGPKVDAVTSLSVETIVLAPIAAATMVFLGVSGSATLASQGPGHFWLLVASGVVTAVPLLFFGASARRLPMTTIGLLQYVAPLLQFIVALVVFQEAMTASRWIGFGVVWLALLVLTVDMLRMAGKNSRARKLARSS, from the coding sequence GTGACCGCGCCAGCTGGTCCCAAGGCTGTGGACAAGGAGACGACGGCGGGAGTCCTGTTCGGTTTCGGCGCGTACGGGTTGTGGGGGCTGCTCCCGCTGTACTTCTTCGCGCTGATGCCCGCCGGTGCGGTGGAGATCGTGGCCAACCGCGTGGTGTGGTCCCTGATTTTCTGCGTCCTCCTGATCACGGTCACCCGATCCTGGCGTGCGCTGGCCGCAGCGTTCCGCGACCGTTCGGTGTTCGGCACCCTCGCCATCGCCGCGGCCCTCATTGCGGTGAACTGGCTGACCTATACCTACGGCGTGACCACCGGCCAGGCCGTCGAAGCCTCGCTGGGCTACTTCATCAACCCCTTGGTCTCGGTCCTCCTGGGTGTGTTCGTCCTCAAGGAGAAGCTGCGTCCCCTCCAGTGGGCCGCCGTCGGAATCGGTTTTGTAGCGGTGGGCGTGCTCACGGTGAGCTACGGCAAACTGCCGTGGATCGCCCTGACCCTGGCCTTCAGCTTCGGGCTGTACGGGTTCGTGAAGAAGCGCGTTGGGCCGAAGGTGGACGCGGTGACCAGCCTCAGCGTGGAGACCATCGTCCTGGCACCGATCGCGGCGGCCACCATGGTGTTCCTCGGCGTCAGCGGCTCGGCCACCCTGGCCAGCCAGGGCCCCGGACACTTCTGGCTCCTCGTGGCCTCCGGCGTGGTCACCGCGGTGCCGCTGCTGTTCTTCGGCGCCTCGGCCCGCCGGCTGCCCATGACCACCATCGGGCTGCTGCAGTACGTTGCCCCGCTCCTCCAGTTCATCGTGGCCTTGGTGGTGTTCCAGGAAGCCATGACCGCCAGCCGCTGGATCGGCTTCGGTGTGGTGTGGCTGGCCCTGCTGGTGCTGACTGTCGATATGCTGCGGATGGCAGGCAAGAACTCAAGGGCCAGGAAACTCGCACGCTCCTCGTAG
- a CDS encoding DNA topoisomerase IB has translation MRLRRSNANGRGYRRVPAGTGFSYRDLDGSTLPPGPVRDRLESIGIPPAWTEVWIAPFDNGHIQATGLDAVGRRQYIYHPAWRERKDRVKFDRVLQLAESLPTARRLVTLDLRSDGPSRERVLAAAFRMLDSGSLRVGSERYTNENGSRGLATLLCGHVHVRKECLELKFPAKSGKDWESEIYDADLAALVRTLKRRGGNARLLAFKEGRTWRPVTSADINAYVKERTGLDFTAKDFRTLHGTVAAAVSLARSGPQPTVAARKGAIGVAMLEAAAVLGNTPSIARKSYVDPRLLDHFAAGETIDPKRLDSAEAELRALLYREGDVVPLRQGG, from the coding sequence GTGAGGCTCCGCCGCAGCAACGCGAATGGCCGCGGCTACCGTCGCGTGCCCGCCGGCACGGGCTTCAGCTACCGGGACCTGGACGGCTCCACGCTGCCGCCGGGGCCGGTCCGGGACCGGCTGGAAAGCATCGGCATCCCGCCGGCCTGGACGGAGGTGTGGATTGCGCCGTTCGACAACGGGCACATCCAGGCGACAGGCCTCGATGCGGTGGGCCGGCGGCAGTACATCTACCACCCCGCCTGGCGCGAACGGAAAGACCGCGTGAAGTTCGACCGCGTCCTGCAGCTGGCGGAGTCGCTGCCCACCGCCCGCCGGCTGGTCACCCTGGACCTGCGCAGCGACGGTCCAAGCCGCGAACGCGTCCTGGCGGCGGCCTTCCGGATGCTGGACAGCGGGTCCCTGCGGGTGGGATCCGAGCGGTACACCAACGAGAACGGCAGCCGCGGCCTGGCCACGCTCCTGTGTGGGCACGTCCACGTCCGCAAGGAGTGCCTGGAGCTGAAGTTTCCGGCCAAGAGCGGCAAGGACTGGGAGTCGGAAATTTACGACGCCGACCTGGCCGCCCTGGTGCGGACGCTTAAGCGCCGCGGTGGAAATGCCAGGCTCCTGGCGTTCAAGGAGGGCCGGACCTGGCGGCCGGTCACCAGCGCGGACATCAATGCCTACGTCAAGGAGCGGACGGGCCTGGACTTCACCGCCAAGGACTTCCGCACGCTGCACGGGACGGTGGCCGCCGCCGTCAGCCTGGCGCGCAGCGGCCCGCAACCGACCGTTGCCGCGCGGAAGGGCGCCATCGGCGTGGCCATGCTGGAGGCTGCTGCGGTGCTGGGGAACACGCCGTCGATCGCCCGGAAAAGCTATGTTGATCCCCGGCTGCTGGACCACTTTGCCGCGGGGGAGACCATCGACCCCAAACGCCTGGACTCCGCGGAAGCCGAGCTGAGGGCCCTGCTGTACCGGGAAGGCGACGTGGTGCCGCTGCGCCAGGGCGGCTGA
- a CDS encoding class F sortase, with translation MRRAPTSAARRRRRFRNLAAVGLTGLGLSVVLVYGIPLLTGAQPLLAVPGQATESAPRLPDSAATTAGGGAPLVVETPAEAEALAGRELARTPAGPGQPVRVQLPRLGMDIPVLPMDLPADRRVNPPSNGFAYWISDYGPAGSAATNTTYLAAHSWNLGYSAFNGLMDIQAGTGRAQPGDAVLVTTPEGVTRYTVTGAAGYAKTSLGQRDDLWAAVPGRLVLVTCFQLNDAGATENYVVYAEQTG, from the coding sequence ATGCGACGGGCCCCCACATCCGCGGCCCGCAGGCGCCGCCGCTTCCGTAACCTTGCCGCCGTCGGCCTGACCGGGCTGGGCCTTTCCGTGGTGCTGGTGTACGGAATCCCGCTCCTGACGGGGGCCCAGCCGCTGCTGGCAGTCCCCGGGCAGGCCACGGAATCTGCGCCGCGGCTGCCCGACTCCGCCGCCACAACGGCAGGCGGCGGCGCCCCGCTGGTGGTGGAGACGCCGGCAGAGGCTGAGGCGCTGGCCGGCCGGGAACTGGCCCGGACACCTGCTGGGCCGGGCCAGCCGGTGCGGGTGCAACTGCCGCGGCTCGGCATGGACATTCCCGTGTTGCCGATGGACCTCCCGGCCGACCGCCGGGTCAACCCGCCGTCCAATGGATTCGCGTACTGGATCAGCGACTACGGACCGGCCGGTTCAGCGGCCACCAACACCACTTACCTGGCCGCCCACTCCTGGAACCTCGGCTACTCGGCCTTCAACGGTCTGATGGACATCCAGGCCGGCACGGGCCGGGCACAGCCGGGCGACGCGGTGCTGGTCACCACGCCGGAGGGCGTCACGAGATACACGGTCACGGGGGCGGCCGGCTATGCAAAGACCAGTCTCGGGCAGCGGGACGACCTCTGGGCTGCCGTGCCCGGGCGGCTGGTGCTGGTGACGTGCTTCCAGCTGAACGACGCCGGCGCCACCGAGAACTACGTTGTGTACGCCGAGCAAACGGGCTGA
- a CDS encoding phosphate ABC transporter ATP-binding protein: MTTQSSSGHALAVFDPPEGEGFPDPFAGSEAAELDAKAVSAWFGERKVLDRVSLTMEAGQVTALIGPSGCGKSTFLRILNRMHEMVPTASLAGQVLLDGADIYDPGRRVTLARRNIGMVFQKANPFPAMSIYENTVAGLKLAGIKASRLEKDFLVEDSLRKASLWDEVKDRLHQPGGGLSGGQQQRLCIARSLAVSPRVLLMDEPCSALDPTSTRRVEETIASLRGLVTIVIVTHNMQQAARISDTCAFFLAAHNAPGAIVEHGPTDAMFQYPQDQRTSDYVNGRFG; the protein is encoded by the coding sequence ATGACCACGCAATCATCCTCCGGCCACGCACTGGCCGTGTTCGATCCGCCCGAGGGCGAGGGCTTCCCGGATCCGTTCGCCGGGAGCGAGGCGGCCGAGCTCGACGCCAAGGCGGTCAGTGCCTGGTTCGGCGAGCGCAAAGTCCTGGACCGCGTCTCGCTGACCATGGAAGCGGGACAGGTCACGGCACTGATCGGCCCTTCGGGCTGCGGCAAGTCCACGTTCCTGCGGATCCTCAACCGGATGCACGAAATGGTGCCAACCGCGTCGCTGGCGGGGCAGGTCCTGCTCGACGGGGCCGACATCTACGATCCGGGCCGGCGGGTGACCCTGGCGCGCCGCAACATCGGCATGGTCTTCCAGAAAGCCAACCCCTTCCCGGCCATGTCCATCTACGAAAATACCGTCGCAGGGCTGAAGCTCGCGGGCATCAAGGCCAGCCGGCTGGAGAAGGACTTCCTGGTGGAGGATTCACTCCGCAAGGCATCCCTGTGGGATGAGGTCAAGGACCGGCTGCACCAGCCCGGCGGCGGACTGTCAGGCGGCCAGCAGCAGCGGCTGTGCATCGCCCGTTCCCTGGCGGTTTCCCCGCGGGTTCTGCTGATGGACGAGCCATGCTCGGCGCTGGACCCCACGTCCACCCGCCGCGTCGAGGAAACCATCGCGTCGCTGCGCGGACTTGTCACGATTGTCATCGTCACCCACAACATGCAGCAGGCCGCGCGTATCTCGGACACGTGTGCCTTCTTCCTGGCGGCACACAACGCGCCCGGGGCGATCGTTGAGCACGGCCCCACTGACGCCATGTTCCAGTACCCGCAGGACCAGCGCACCAGCGACTACGTCAACGGACGCTTCGGGTAA
- a CDS encoding sortase yields MTATLTGRRQTGPRFLHRGALAWLRRTARNRRRATPVRLPPSHTNKAISLGLAMVSVILFGQIINIVIISQVQHSTTQTRLFEELRTGLAEGSAPLGQTDHTGALVAPGTPLALLSIPALGIQETVVEGTTSRELMDGVGHRRDTPLPGQSGTSVLMGRAAAYGGPLGQLTRLAPGERFTVTTGLGVAEFEVMGHRRAGDPGPSIPTGDEGRLTLTTAAGAAFLPDGVLRVDAKLLSKAFPKTAPVLYPASLEAAELPLGSDTSDLVGLLVCLELLILAAMAAVWSWYRWGQRETWLVFLPMLGALSVLTGTQVSLLLPNLL; encoded by the coding sequence ATGACCGCGACACTCACCGGCCGGCGCCAGACCGGCCCCCGTTTCCTGCACCGCGGCGCGCTCGCGTGGCTCCGCCGTACGGCACGGAACAGGCGCCGGGCCACCCCCGTCAGGCTCCCGCCGTCGCACACTAACAAGGCGATTTCGCTGGGTCTGGCGATGGTCTCGGTGATCCTCTTCGGCCAGATCATCAACATTGTGATCATCTCGCAGGTGCAGCACTCCACCACGCAGACCCGGCTGTTTGAAGAGCTCCGGACCGGCCTGGCGGAAGGCTCCGCACCGCTCGGCCAGACGGACCACACGGGCGCATTGGTGGCCCCGGGGACACCGCTGGCCCTGCTTTCGATTCCCGCACTGGGCATCCAGGAAACGGTGGTGGAGGGAACCACATCCCGGGAACTGATGGACGGCGTCGGCCACCGGCGGGACACTCCCCTGCCGGGGCAGAGCGGCACAAGCGTCCTGATGGGCAGGGCCGCCGCCTACGGTGGCCCCTTGGGCCAGCTGACCCGCCTCGCACCGGGCGAGCGGTTCACCGTGACCACCGGGCTGGGAGTGGCCGAGTTCGAAGTAATGGGCCATCGCCGCGCCGGTGACCCCGGCCCGTCCATCCCCACCGGTGACGAAGGGCGCCTGACCCTGACCACCGCAGCCGGGGCCGCCTTCCTTCCCGACGGCGTCCTGCGGGTCGACGCCAAGCTGCTGTCCAAGGCTTTCCCGAAGACCGCGCCGGTCCTCTATCCGGCATCCCTGGAAGCCGCCGAGCTGCCCCTGGGATCTGACACCTCGGACCTGGTGGGACTCCTGGTATGCCTGGAACTGCTGATCCTGGCCGCCATGGCCGCCGTCTGGTCGTGGTACCGCTGGGGTCAACGGGAGACCTGGCTGGTCTTCCTCCCGATGCTCGGCGCGCTGTCAGTCCTGACCGGTACGCAGGTCAGCCTCCTGCTGCCCAACCTGCTTTAG